Proteins encoded within one genomic window of Saccharopolyspora pogona:
- a CDS encoding NADP-dependent isocitrate dehydrogenase — MSKIKVQGTVAELDGDEMTRIIWSFIKDKLIHPYLDINLDYYDLGIEHRDATDDQVTVDAANAIAKHGVGVKCATITPDEARVEEFGLKKMWRSPNGTIRNILGGVIFREPIVISNIPRYVPTWTKPIVIGRHAHGDQYKATDFKVPGPGTVTVTFTPEDGGEPIEFEIAKFGADGGVAMAMYNYRKSIEEFARASLRYGLDRGYPVYMSTKNTILKAYDGMFKDVFQEIFDNEYKAEFDAKGITYEHRLIDDMVASALKWEGGYVWACKNYDGDVQSDTVAQGFGSLGLMTSVLMTADGKVEAEAAHGTVTRHYRQHQQGKPTSTNPIASIFAWTRGLQHRGKLDSTPEVVGFADTLEKVVIETVESGKMTKDLALLVGGDQAFQTTEEFLATLDENLQKKMADR, encoded by the coding sequence ATGAGCAAGATCAAGGTCCAGGGCACCGTAGCCGAGCTCGACGGCGATGAGATGACCAGGATCATCTGGTCCTTCATCAAGGACAAGCTGATCCACCCGTACCTGGACATCAACCTCGACTACTACGACCTCGGCATCGAGCACCGGGATGCCACCGACGACCAGGTCACGGTCGATGCGGCCAACGCCATCGCCAAGCACGGCGTCGGCGTGAAGTGCGCCACCATCACCCCGGACGAAGCCCGCGTGGAGGAGTTCGGCCTGAAGAAGATGTGGCGGAGCCCGAACGGGACGATCCGCAACATCCTCGGCGGCGTCATCTTCCGCGAGCCGATCGTGATCTCCAACATCCCGCGCTACGTGCCGACCTGGACGAAGCCGATCGTCATCGGCCGTCACGCGCACGGCGACCAGTACAAGGCCACCGACTTCAAGGTCCCCGGCCCGGGCACCGTCACCGTCACCTTCACCCCGGAGGACGGTGGCGAGCCGATCGAGTTCGAGATCGCCAAGTTCGGTGCGGACGGCGGCGTCGCGATGGCGATGTACAACTACCGCAAGTCCATCGAGGAGTTCGCACGCGCGTCCCTCCGCTACGGGCTCGATCGCGGCTACCCGGTTTACATGTCGACCAAGAACACGATCCTCAAGGCCTACGACGGCATGTTCAAGGACGTGTTCCAGGAGATCTTCGACAACGAGTACAAGGCCGAGTTCGACGCCAAGGGCATCACCTACGAGCACCGGCTGATCGACGACATGGTGGCCAGCGCCCTGAAGTGGGAGGGCGGCTACGTCTGGGCCTGCAAGAACTACGACGGTGACGTGCAGTCCGACACCGTGGCGCAGGGCTTCGGCTCGCTGGGCCTGATGACCTCGGTCCTGATGACCGCCGACGGCAAGGTGGAGGCCGAGGCCGCGCACGGCACGGTGACCCGCCACTACCGCCAGCACCAGCAGGGCAAGCCGACCTCGACGAACCCGATCGCGTCGATCTTCGCCTGGACCCGGGGCCTGCAGCACCGCGGCAAGCTGGACTCGACTCCGGAGGTCGTCGGCTTCGCCGACACCCTGGAGAAGGTCGTCATCGAGACCGTCGAGAGCGGCAAGATGACCAAGGACCTGGCGCTGCTCGTCGGCGGCGACCAGGCGTTCCAGACCACCGAGGAGTTCCTCGCGACGCTGGACGAGAACCTCCAGAAGAAGATGGCCGACCGCTGA
- a CDS encoding SH3 domain-containing protein has translation MFLLPRSLLLIGAGVLGVSYLIGTGQAGSGFGGPEPCTFRVTADVLNVRSGPSSANARVGELRQGAEVAATPNVVGGFRDLGDARWAATEFLTPAPDSTCGP, from the coding sequence ATGTTCCTGCTGCCCCGCTCGTTGCTGCTCATCGGCGCCGGTGTCCTCGGGGTGAGCTACCTGATCGGCACCGGACAGGCCGGCAGCGGATTCGGCGGACCCGAGCCGTGCACCTTCCGGGTCACCGCCGACGTGCTCAACGTCCGCTCCGGTCCCAGCTCTGCGAACGCCCGGGTGGGCGAGCTGCGCCAGGGCGCGGAGGTGGCCGCGACGCCAAACGTGGTCGGCGGCTTCCGCGATCTCGGCGACGCGCGCTGGGCCGCCACCGAGTTCTTGACCCCAGCGCCGGACAGCACCTGCGGCCCCTGA
- a CDS encoding RICIN domain-containing protein, producing the protein MKRARWMLGALGALAAVSLVPAGAQAASAPSPIGFSTEITSAVDGSRWADFGGDPVIKAAPFGVFGDADKWVVSNQYDGSVTIRNQQTNRCAQANLQWGPEVLAVPCLPGSPSQRWIVEERAAGYVISPRATPDLAVSVEQPNSPAGSWLKLEPRWDLNGSSTAKSGQVFRFGI; encoded by the coding sequence ATGAAGCGTGCTCGCTGGATGCTGGGTGCCCTCGGTGCCTTGGCGGCGGTTTCCCTCGTGCCGGCCGGTGCCCAGGCTGCGTCGGCTCCTTCCCCCATCGGATTCAGCACGGAGATCACCAGCGCGGTCGACGGTTCCCGGTGGGCCGACTTCGGCGGCGACCCGGTGATCAAGGCCGCCCCGTTCGGGGTGTTCGGCGACGCTGACAAGTGGGTCGTGTCGAACCAGTACGACGGCAGCGTGACCATCCGGAACCAGCAGACGAACCGGTGCGCGCAGGCCAACCTGCAGTGGGGGCCAGAGGTCCTCGCCGTGCCGTGCCTGCCCGGAAGCCCGAGCCAGCGCTGGATCGTGGAGGAGCGCGCGGCCGGTTACGTCATCAGCCCGCGGGCGACGCCGGACCTGGCGGTGTCCGTGGAACAGCCGAACTCCCCCGCGGGGAGCTGGCTGAAGCTCGAACCGCGCTGGGACCTGAACGGGTCCAGCACCGCCAAGTCCGGGCAGGTCTTCCGGTTCGGCATCTGA
- a CDS encoding DUF4177 domain-containing protein: MPYKYKVVELREKWLGGKMSGDKLERALNDHAADGWQLKAITGADVKGRLGPGGVEGLLVTFERQV, encoded by the coding sequence ATGCCGTACAAGTACAAGGTCGTGGAGCTCCGGGAAAAGTGGCTCGGCGGCAAGATGTCCGGCGACAAGCTGGAGCGGGCCCTCAACGACCATGCCGCCGACGGTTGGCAGCTGAAGGCGATCACTGGTGCGGACGTCAAGGGCCGGCTGGGCCCGGGTGGCGTCGAGGGTCTGCTGGTCACCTTCGAGCGCCAGGTGTGA
- a CDS encoding SSI family serine proteinase inhibitor has product MTESRLLGRGVAGIVFAAVVLVPGVAAAASGDDADQSTLKLTVTESQKSRTVTLNCDPASGDHPRASVACDELHRVEGKFERLDPGQPKNCTKESRQTTASAEGTWRGQPVGYQVLLANPCQLKAATGSVFAF; this is encoded by the coding sequence ATGACCGAATCTCGGTTGCTCGGCCGCGGTGTCGCCGGCATTGTCTTCGCTGCGGTGGTGCTGGTTCCAGGGGTTGCCGCGGCCGCGTCCGGCGATGACGCGGACCAGAGCACGCTCAAGCTGACGGTGACGGAGTCCCAGAAGTCCCGGACTGTCACGCTGAACTGCGACCCAGCGAGCGGGGACCACCCGCGCGCGTCCGTCGCGTGCGACGAATTGCACCGGGTTGAAGGGAAGTTCGAGCGGTTGGACCCGGGGCAGCCGAAGAACTGCACCAAGGAAAGCCGGCAGACCACCGCATCCGCGGAGGGGACCTGGCGCGGCCAACCGGTTGGCTACCAGGTACTGCTGGCCAATCCCTGCCAGCTGAAGGCCGCGACCGGTTCCGTGTTCGCCTTCTGA